Within Sander vitreus isolate 19-12246 chromosome 23, sanVit1, whole genome shotgun sequence, the genomic segment tgaatcctactaAAATAACAgagactactttgtgtctataggtaattaCACATCTGAGTGGACAAATATGACATgcagagttccccaaggctccattctggggcctTTTCTGTTtcacatctacatgcttccactggctcagattatgcaaaactacaaaataaattacCATAATTATGCGGACGACACACAATTTTACATAACCATATCACCAGGGGACTATGGTCCAAAACAAACACTAAAtgcattgaacaaatcaacgattggatgtgccagaacttccttcaattaaacaaagacaaaactgaGGTATTGGTTTTTGGAGCcaaagaggaacgattaaaagtcagcggTCAGGTTCAATGGGCAATGTTAAACACAAcggacaaagccagaaatcttggtgtagtcatagACTCAGACCTGCATTTTAACAGCCACAATAAGACAATTACAAGGTCAGCCTACTATCACCTTAacaatatatcaagggttaaatgACTTAATGTCTCAGCAGGCTTTGGAAAAACGTATCtgtgcttttatcttcagtagactggactactgtaatggtgtctttacaggtctcccgaaaaaaatcaattagacagctgcagctgattcagaacgctgctgcttgagtcctcactaagaccaagaaagtggatcacatcactccattTCTgaggtctttacactggcttcctgtcttTCAAAGAATTGAACTGAAAATACTAttgttggtttataaagcactgattggtttagggccaaaatacatttctgatctgatgCTACATTATGAACCCTCTAGACCTCTCAGgttgtctgggacaggtctgctttctgtccccagagtcagaactaaacaaaGTGTGAAGACCTTTCTATTTAATGCTGCATTTTTTGCTGCATCAAGTAAAATAGTTAAtgtcttacactgcactgtttaTCCTTGTATTTTATACCTGTCTCattctattttagctgttttatattctctttaatgaatgttttaactgctgtttaatgttttatgtaaagcactttgaattgccttgttgctgaaatgtgctataaaaaaataaagctgccttgccttgtgatttatataaaaatagcaataTTGAAGTACACTGAAACCATTTTTTCACCACTTTCAAATTTCAGAAATAGCAGGTATCAGTTCTAATGAAGTGTCACAATACCACAGTATTTTCCCTGCTTTTCTGCTGTTTCTAATATCTGTCACTAACATCTCTTCTTGTACTTTACACTTGCTTCTTGCTGTCTTAGAGCCAACTCCTACTCCAGCTATTGTCTACGGTAAACAATATCCACAGATTAGGATTTTGTAGCTTATGTTGTCAAGTTCTGTTTGTAAGACCTTTCATTTCACcgcaatgtttattttatgttggtTGTTTGTATTGGTTGTTTAATTTCATATTGTACCATTTgatgtttatttagttttgttttatattgGGTAAGGATTTTATAATTTCTCTGCATTTATAAACTCTGCACGCACTGTTCAACCATGCAGGTGTTTTTACTTAACCTGCCTGATTAAGACCCTTCTCAGGTGTTTGTGCTCACTGTGATTGACTGCAGAGGTATAATCAGCCAGAAgtaaaaacacctgtgtgggtgggCACGGTCTCAAAATGTTTAATTGCACAAAATAATACTGCACTTTTGAATACATTAAGAAACAAGGTTTTCTTAACAATGTTATTAAACCTTTTACAAACTGCCTGCTGTGTATTGAATGCAGGTGTAATATTAACTGAACAGTGTCCAAAGCTCAACTCTGTTAGTTTACTTTTATTCCATGGGCATTGTAGAACTCTGTTTTCAGTTTCCCATCCCAAATTTCCCATCGAAACAGTAGCAATGACTTGCTGTAATCAAATAGCAGAGAGagacttttcatttttttgtggtCCTCGTGTTTGCAGGGAACCCTGACCCTCCGACGGACCTGGAACTGACTGACCAGACAGAGAGGAGCGTTCAGCTCACCTGGACCCCCGGAGATGAACACAACAGTCCCACACAGAGtatgaaatgtttaatgtatCAAACTACACTACACTTTTTagcattttcacatttaaaaaagtcagaatCCTCCATTGTGCAGATTCAGTTTATGTTTCCCGGAATCAGCGACTGTAGTTTTGTGGGATTTAAGACAGGAACTTGGTAGTTAGCATGATGAGCAATGAGCCACCACAGCTAAATATACACAGAATGCCttgagaaatatatattttttcctgtTTCTTTGTGGCAGTGTCTACACttcgatattttttttttatttttttaatcttccccaGAGTTTCTGATCCAATATGAGGATCTGCTCCACCAGCCAGGAGTTTGGGTCAACCTGACAGATGCTCCTGGTACTAGCACCACGGTGCAGTTAAACCTCTCTCCTTACGTCTACTACTCCTTCAGAGTCCTGGCTCTGAATGGCGTTGGCTACAGCCAGCCTAGCCAGCCGTCAAGCCAATACAGGACCAACCCTTCAGGTGATTAACATGGTCAcccttcagaaaaaaaaaagtaatgcgatatttaaaatattaaaaaacactAATTGATTGAACCAtcaatttctttgtttttttccagctcCTGATGAAAATCCATCAGATGTTCAGGGAGTGGGAACAAAGCCTGGCAACTTGGTCATCTCCTGGACAGTAAGCTATCCTTTCAGATTGTTATTGTGGGCTGTATGCAAGTAAAGGCTTGTCAAACATTTCACTGAAGTTAAGATAGAAtatatgaagttttttttttttcagcaactgataaaataaataaattctctGTACAGCCTCTGACAGGATTTCTGGCTAATGGGCCCGGTCTGGAGTACAAAGTGCAATGGAGACAAAAGGACGTGGATGAGGATTGGTCCTCAGAGACTGTGGCCAACGTTTCCCAGTTTGTTGTCTCTGGAACTCCAACGTACGTGCCCTACGAGATCAAGGTTCAAGCTTTGAACGATTATGGCAGCGGCCCAGAGCCTGAAGTAGTGATTGGATACTCTGGAGAAGACTGTGAGTGAACTGATTGTAATATACTTTTgagagttttgttttgttcaaaaatgttttttttttgtttagtcatCAATAGTCAAAACTGGTCAAACTAAATTGCTGTGagacacaacacaaaataaTGCACAGACAGCAGCTGTAGACTGTTGATTCACAGTGGGATCGGTAGTACTAGCATCACAATTACAATTATCATTAGATTCAGTGTTAATATGAACATATTTTTTCTGAGGGTTGAGTCAACATAGGTTGCCATTTTGTTTCTCAGGGGTATGATTGAAAGTTCACATTTAGGCTAATACTTCTGACCATTGACTGATCCTTTTTagccttttaaacatttttgataaaCGTGCAGTGGGTTAGGTAGAcgtcaaattattattattatcatcatcatcatcttacTATTTATTATGTCTAGTGGCTTGAAACTAGATTTGCTTTTCATTCATATGTCTCTGCAGTGCCTTTGTCTGCTCCTGATAGTGTGCAGGTCATGGTTCACAACAGCACACTCGCGGAAGTACACTGGGAGCCTGTTTCTTTCCAATCAGTTAGAGGGAAACTCCAGGGATACAAGGTATTGTTTGATAAATGGTTATTTCTACAGCATGTCTTTGGTTGTAGCAGGTAGGGCTACTGCCACTGACTGCAAGTCAGTGCTTAAGTGACAAAACTCAAGCACACACAAGCATTCAATAAGATTTTTAAAACCCTTGCATGTTATAGCTTTTGCGCTCACACActaattgtgaaaaaaatgacccaacaacatgaacatattgaacattttgCCCTGTATTCAATCCCTGCATTTCAGCACACAGCACCCTTTCAGTGTTTTAAAGCCTTGCCTATATATTCACTGCACAGACATGATCAATTATCCAATTAAACATAGACACATATTGGCCAGCATTTCAGGATGTTGCTCCTCCAACacagaaattaaaaataaagttcaAAGCATAAGGCAATATAATATGAGCtataaatacaaccagcaacacACTGTTAAACTGTGTAGGGAAataaagatgacaaaaaaagcCCTAATTTAGCTGCCGCTCTGAGAGAACATATTCCATCAAAAGTGAAAACATTGAACACCCAGTGGCATGTGTTGCAGGAACAACTTCCTCAGAGGTTGGCAATCTGTGTCTACACCTCATTGGATAATTGATAAGGAGGCAGGCATTTTGCAGTgcgtgtatacagtatataggcaGTGCTTTTGTTTAGTCTGTAAAATCTGTGCTAAAGGATGTGTGTTGAGATATGCTGGTTGAAAGTGCATAAACCTTTTGTTAGTTTGTTAGAGTTTTCTTGCACATAGTGTGTAGCTGCACATCctaaaacatgttaaatgttAGGTGCCGAACATTTGCGTGCAGAGGGTTGTTTAATAAAGCAATATTACCATTTAAGCCAGGTGTACTTCATTAACTAAGGCTTATGTTCAGGTAATTTAGTTTTATAAAGTGCTAAAGTAGTGTAAAGTACTTGCTAGTAAAAAACCCTCCAGATAAACTGGTCATTGTCACAATCTACCAACCAAACTGAAAGTGTTTTATCCAAAATTCCAGTCGCCCCTCAATACTGCTGCACTGTGAAGTCAGAATGAAATGGCAGCACGTTAAATTCATCTCAAAATATTTAGCTCAGACCTTTTATAAATCTTAAGTATCTGCGCAGTATAAGTGCAACATGTGCTTCCAAACTGCACTGAAAATAAGCTAATAAACACATTTGACCCATAGCTGTGGCTTCAGAGTAAAAGAGGCACTTTCACTGTTTGCTTTCATTATTAAAGGCATGtaaataaaagtattgaaaCAGACCCCCAGAAATCAGACAACTTCCAAAAAACTGTATTTCATTTGCTATAAAATACATTACCTGTCTGTGGTCCTATTTGATCATTCAGAGTAGGTTAATGTCATGTACATTCATTTTCAGGACCTTGAATATAgcaatttttttaaagtgtaaatTGATGTGATCTGTGCTTTATTTGGCCTGTGTTTTAAAGGCATGAACACAAGGCTCTTTAGCCAAGCTGGAGCTAGTCTGATCACATTACCTGGAAGTTGACATTACAAAACAGTTTCCGTTTGTAAGGCTCTCTAAAGCCAGGCTTTTTACCAtatctgcatgtgtgcatgGTGCCCTCACCATGTTCATGAGGAAATAACAGAACTATAGTGCACATCAGGCTAATACAAGAACGAACTCCTGGTGTGTTTCTTCTAGGTATACTTCCGACGCATTCGTGGCTTGCATGAGACAGAGGAGGACACAGAGCAGCAGGAGCAGGTTTTGACGTTCAGTGGGAATCGTAGCGAGGGACGTCTGCCAGGCCTCCAGCCTTACAGCCTCTACAACCTCACCATCAGGGTCCTTAATATCAAAGGAGAAGGGCCTCCTAGCCCCAGCAAGAAATTTGAGACACCTGAGGGAGGTGTGTATGGCTGACGTTGGCTGAGGTGGTTGTTCTGCAGGCCTAAAGCATTATGCATGTATTTTCTTGAAACTACCTCCAAATATTAAATGATGACCACAATTGCACTAAACCAGGCTTTGAATACATTAAAACCTCTATTGTGTTGTATCTGCCTTTTGATGCCTACTATAAATAGCATGGTTGCTGCAACTAGCATTATTAGTACTACTTCTGTGACAACAACCTTGCAGTACTTGTTGAAAACCACACAGAATCACCACAGTTACCCCCTAACCTACCCTAGCAACCACCAAGAGTGTCAATAGAAATCCCAAACAACCTAGCAAACCTGAAGCTACACCCTAGCAATTGAATGCCATACCAACCTCCTTGTAATGCCCTTAAACTACCTGGAACCCCCTACAACCCTTTCGTTACACCCTTGAAACCTCATGGAACACCCTAGCAACAATGTGAAAGTCCCCTAACAATCATACAGGTCCATGTTCTGCTCCACAACAACCATCTTATGTTCTTATACTATAAATGCCCATGAATGGTCCTGTGCAATGTCCAGACCCTGACTGTGGTTCTGGTTTTGTTTTCAGTCCCAGGGCCTCCTTCTTTTCTGAATGTCGTAAACCCTGGTTTGGACTCTCTCACTCTGGAATGGGGCCCACCAATGAACAACAATGGACGCCTCACTGGATACACACTAAAATACCAACCAGGTAGGCTTACAAGCTGCCTCACACACCTGTTGTGTTCTACTCAGTATTATGCGGCATTTGTGCAAATGGGAAAACCATGTTGTGCATTCCTCTCAATTTCCTCATATCACTCCTGTGACTCTGTCTCTGTAGTCAACAACACCAATGAACTGGGGCCTGTCAAGGTAATCAACTTCCTTGCCAACGAGACCACCATTACCCTGGGCAACCTGAACTCTAGCATGCTCTACAAGTTTTACATGAGTGCAAAGACAATAAAGGGCTCTGGCCCCATCATCACAGAGGAAGCCTTCACAGCCATGGACACAAGTGAGTTATTTTAGCCATTTAGCTTCATCTGTAGCAAATTACAAGCACAATAGGAGGAAAAGGCCAAAGTCCTGTTATATAACATATTAAAGAGTGCAAGGGTTAGAATCACAGTGCTCTGACAGATATTAGAGATTCCTGTGAGCTTAAGTGCACAAGCATGAGGTCCTACTGGATTCCTCAATTTATATCccctctatctctttctcttttttcttctgtctAAAGCTCGTACTCAGCCCACTGTAGAGATGGGCAAAGGTAACCCAAGTTTGCCACTGGAAGCACCTGCATGTTATTCATACCATCAGATATTAGACACGGAAAAAGAGCTTAGCGTAGAAATTGTCTTTGGTTAAATTATCCCTGCATGTTAGCATGTCTTAGAATGTGAAAGTGAATAAATAGGATTTAATGACTTCCATGGCGTCTGCAAGCAAACCATGCTTGCGTCCTGTTCTGGGAGAATAGGTTGCACTTACTGCAACATAGGTTAAAGTACTGGGTTTTTAGAATTAGCTGTGCTTGCAGTCTTTACCTCTTGCATTTTCCCTCTTCAAATGAACATATTTTCATTTGAAATCTTACGCATGATGCTTGTGAATGTTTCAGTCCAGTACTAACGCATACTTTATATACCGGCTGATTCTATAAaccgattgtgtgtgtgtgtgtgtgtgtgtgtgtgtgtgtgtgtaaatgactagattttgattttgaaaatatGCATGCTGCAGTGCTGTGATTTCATTTGTTTGGATGCTGAACCAGGTGCGTAACTCCTCCATGAATCTCAGGATTGAGAGATGTCGCAACATGTTTTTAACTTGGCATGTCAGTAGCAAGTTTTTCTGTAAAACGGTGGCCTTGCCGTTCACTGTTAGCTGTCTACTGTGTTGTGTATGCGTGTTGTCTCACTCTTTTCCATGTTCTTTCAGGCCCTACAGAGTCCCCTCACCCAACCTCCCCCATCACTCAGTCTCCGCAACCCCCGTTTCACAAGGGTACAAGCACTCCCTGTATCCCCTTCTACCTCGCCAAATATCTTCACGTATTATCTGCCCTGCAAAAAAAATGGTCCATCTCAGCAAAAACAACTCTTTAAAATATCAGTTCTATTAATAGGAAATTCTCTCACCTGACTTTTGTTTGACTTGTTTTAGGAGGACTAATAAGTCCTCACTGAGATGGCCATTTTTCCGCAACTATATAACTGACCTGTTTCTATGTTGTGGCAGGATCTGACACTGCGCTCAAAGTACTTACTTTTGTCATATAATAAAAACGGTGTTGCCATGTATTGTTTTGTATAGTGGGACATTTTTCTTAAACTGAGGTGGGACAGACGGCCAACAGCCAAATGCTTGTAAATTGAGGCTCTGGTCagttgtacatttaaaaaaaaatttttatctAATCCTCAAACTGGTGGAACAGACATGGagtttctttttaattcttGACTTGGATTTGGTGGCTCAGGTTACAGTAGCTGATGTATTTCTTTCTGGTTTAGTCCATTTATAGGCACCAGCTTTATCCTAAATTTCTACTTGCCCCTTTTAAGTTTAATACCAGTATTGGAaaggttttatttcattgtaagGACTTTGTGAAATTTATACATTTTGGAATTaaagcactttattttttttaatttttttttctctcttgtgtGCTCAGTGCCGCCTGTAGGCCCTGCGTTTGGCAAAGTTAACACGTCCACGTTGGAGGACGGTGCAGTGATCAGTTGGGATTACTTTGGACACCATAAGAATGTATATGTGGAATATGTTGTAGAAAACAGTAAGGCTTTGCTTTGTATTTGCAGTTATCTCAAAAACATGAGTGCATGTATTGATTggcttttttataattgaatcaGTTTGATCCATAACCATCAAAACTGATGTTTAAATAGCATCCAATAATTATTCTACCCAAAGGCTCCCTGAATCTAATTCCTCTCCATCCACTTCAACAATTCCAGGTAAAGAGGACTGGAAAAGGGAGTTGGTAAATGGTTCACACTGGCATATGATAAAAGGTTTAAAGCCGGGGACATCCTATAAGGTGCGAGTGGTAGCTAGAGACCCAGCTGACCCGACGGTTCACAGCACAGACGAAGTGTTGGTTGCGGTGCCAGGTGAGGCGGCATGCCTCAGGATAGACGGtctttgtgtttcatttttgtctcatttttctCATCCCTTTTCTGTTACAGCACTATCTCATTATCAGACATACAATGCTACATTCAGACATGAATGTAAGGTAGTTAGTTTTCTAGTCTAGTGTACAAGCATGTTAGAAGTTGCCATCAACGGTCGGTCTGATGCATGTCACTTAAAATCATCACTAAGAGGTCCATTGTtttactgttgtgttttttttttttttttttttttttttgtgtttacagtGCCTAAACAATCATTGCATATTAATCCATTTGAAAATTTCATTTCTGTGTTTACAGCCTATTTTAATCTCAGTGTTGCTCAGCATGAAGAAAACCAATTCCATCATTTTAACAGCCTGGATTGAGATTTGGACTGACAGTCATGGTAACTGTTTGTCTCCATCTTTCCCTTCTCctttctgtgcatgtgtgtgtctagcTGTACCTAGCCGGCAGGTAGACATTGCCACCCAGGGATGGTTTATTGGACTGATGTGTGCCATCGCTCTCCTCATCTTGGTCCTTCTCATAGTGTGCTTCATCAAGAGGAACAAGGGTGGCAAATACCCAGGTAATGCACACATTACTGTAATTTCAGACCTATTCAAGTGGaaattttaaaatacaattattatttttatttatttttttaatctacagtgaaagagaaagaagatgCTCACCAAGACCCAGAGATCCAGCCTATGAAGGAGGATGATGGTACATTTGGAGAGTACAGGTGAGCGATGGAAAAGAAGACATATGGCTCAGAATCACAGCATACAATAGTGTATgaaatgtcttttcttttctcattaatTATCTCGTGACTTGACTGTTTGTATGTAGAACATTTTACCAGGCTGCAGAGACACTCTCTCCATTACCAAACATTCCATAGAGGCAAGACAAAAATCTGCACTTTGTGTTGTTTCTTTTAATGACCAACTCACACTGACATTATTCAACACTTTGCACAATGCAAAATATATCCATTTTAACGATTATATGCTGTTCTCAAAACAACAATTAATACAAATTCCATCATGGTGacatagtttttgttttttttcatcacattttctaGGAATATTGAGGATTTTATCACTTACAGGCACTATGTAGAATTTTCAGAAATTCCTTGTTATTAATAGGACATGCTGCATGGATCTGGCGATGGTTGTTTCGTAACATTAGCTGATAAAATTATTTGCAAACAGCAAGCTAGCCAATATACTGTACCAGCCAGATCAGTCTGAAATTATTGGCTGTCGTTATCCACTCAAGTCAATATTTTGTTATGTTAGCTATCTAGCAATTTGTCGTCATTAGCAAGCAAGCTACCATTGGCTAGCTAAAACCACACtattacaatatatttcacaAGCTTTGCAATAATGTTAGTATACCAGTCCAATGGGAAGAAAGCCAGCTCGGGGTCCGTTTTGATCCCCAAAACCAAACAAAGGTATCTCGATGAATCGAAAGGCCCTGCCATTGTTAACCTTCATTTTTCCCCAATGTTGGTCACAAAAGAAATGTTGTGCCTACGTGGACTCTGTGTTGTGGTGGGTGCCAGTCGTTTGTTGACATTAGCGGAATCCATttctaagctaacgttagctaatgtagCACAATGTTGACGCAGTATGGGAGCTAAAGAGAGTCGAGGCATTCGGGAGCGTGCATAAACGTCACATCCTATGGATTTCACAAGCTAGGCAACCAACAAAGTTGGGGAAGGTCTCAGTTTTTAAGTTACGTTACAATCCGTTTATATGTTACAATACAAAACGATCAATACACGTAAATTGCTTCACATTGTACCTTTAAGGCTCCTCAGGATTTTAGAGGTCTAAAAGTTGAAACAAAGTAGTTGCTATCGgtgaaatgtatattttaacatgGATGTCACTCTGCTTCAAATGTTTCCATATGCATGCTTCTGTCTTGTCTGTGCATAAAAGACATTGTGGCTCATGAATTGCTTTTCATATGTCCTTCCATTCTTATCTGTTTTATGGCGGGTTTAGGTCTATGGAAAGGTAAGACGAGATGCGGTAAAACCAGCATGCAATTCTATAAAACACATCAAGCCATGTCTCTGACTTGAGTGAAACCTAAAGCAAGGAGAAATAACATCAACTGATCTGGTTTACTATGTCATCATACTGACTGAAATAGTCAACATTATAACAACTGTTACAACCCTAACActcaaataaaacataaaaaatgagcttgcttaattttttttttaaagtacaaaTGCATTGAGCTTGCAAATAGAGTTGAAATGTATTAGAATCAGTTTGTAGAGCTTGCCTATATACTGGAATAGAATGTTTTTAGACAAGATGAAAACAGGCTttatgttggggggggggactgaaaATAAGAGTGCATTTTTTATTACTGCATGTAAACTAAAAgcatattgattgattgattttcatTACCAAAAAGTATTGCAAGAGACTGAACAGCACGCATTTGCAGAATCTTTAGCAGTGGTCACCAACCCTAAACCTTAACAGCACCCAGACTTAAAACAGCACTAACACTGTAGAAAGTACTATACAATACTATAGATGTAGCTGAGCTGCTCCACTGTACAAGTACCATGAAGTGTATTGTTTCAGGCATCCTATTGTTACTGTGCATTATAATTTAATGAGCAGTTGTCCATATGTTTGTCAACTTAATGTTGCTCTCCCAGCACATCCGTACCATACTTTGTACATAACACAACAGCAGTATATTCTGTCATATGTGGTATTTGTGCATTGGAAAAGCCAGATTACTCATGTAAAAGGCTAATGCTTGGGTAATGGCCTGTCCTCTGTGCGATGACAGGGTTTCTGAccactgcagaaaaaaagttcAACAGACTGCATGAAGTGTTGTCTCAATAACCTTCCTTCTCACCTTTCCCTGCCCTTTATAGTGACACAGAGGACCACAAGCCGCTGAAGGGCAGCCGGACACCATCCAACGGGACGGTGCGCCGCGACGAGAGCGATGACAGCCTGGTGGACTACGGTGAGGGTGGGGACGGACAGTTCAATGAGGACGGCTCCTTCATCGGCCAGTACAGCggcaagaaagagaaagacacacacgaAGGCAACGAGAGTTCGGAGGCCCCGTCGCCTGTCAACGCCATGAACTCGTTTGTCTAACGGAGGGCCCGTGGCATGGCTGCGACGGTTTGCTGCGGCCACTCCTTGTCACCCTGGCAAATGTGACCATATCTGTGGTGACAGTTGCTAAGGTGACATTCGTGGACACCTACTTTTACCATGGTGGCTGTCACTGCGGTGGCCCCTCGCCATGGCTACCTGTCATCAAGACTGCTGACACGCCCTCATCTCCACATCGCCAGCCCCTGTCACACTGTGACTTCCTctgatctacacacacacaacatggcaAAGACTGACACCGTATCCCCCATAACCAATGAAAGAAGGTGTGAAAGGAGGGATGTGAGGACTCCAAgaagagggaaggaaagaggaagCAATATAGAAAAGCAGAAGGAATGTACTAGGGAGTTTTACCACTTAGACTgagcagaagtgtgtgtgttagtgccaTTTCATCTCCTTTGCAAACATTCATAAACATGATGTATCCAAATaatccaaatatatatatatatatatatatatatatatatatatatatatatatatatatatatatatatatatatatatatatataatcaaagTACAGTACATGACCCGCAGGCAGACAAATATGCATTGAATCACGTTCATCACATGCATGGAGTAAATCATGATTCTATTCAGCATTTTACCACCCTCGTGTTGCAGAGGTGAGCTGTGGTTGAGGCTGTATATGGTGCACGTCTACTAGCGACTGGGTATTCCTCTTGTTTGTTGCCAGTCAAAGTGTTAAATGGCGTATGTTATATAGAGGAAGAAAGTCCTGCAGGGTCTTTGTGGATACTGCTGTGAAATGTGTGACTCAAAGTAGAGGCTAGCATATGTCTTGTTGAGATAGATGAACTGTGTATATAAAAGAATAAGAAGAAAGCTATGTTTTAAGGCCAGGGTTGTCCATTTGTACTTACTGGAAACCTTGGAAACACTTTGAAGTCAGCGTTCGGTCACCAACCAGCCAACCAAAAGTCCCACATTTATATCAATCGACCTGTTTTTAGCCTAACGGTTTGTAAAGCTTGTTCTTTgcttgtatttctttatttttttgctttcacTCCCAATCTGTTACTTTACACCAAGCTTATGCTTCTGGCTACTGAGCACTAACTGAAGACAGCCGTGATTGATCCAGTGTCATTGTTAAGTGCgtccaccccccctccccccgaaTCGTGGCCACTGTGCACGCCTTCCTTTAGGCAATCGTGGTATTGTCAAAGCTACCCCAACATTGTCTCCAATAGCATTTCTACCTATGTaatgtcaggaaaaaaaagagaaatgatgcAGTTACATACAATAGATGCACCTGAACAGGGTTAAGTGGTACCCACTTTTAGTTTCTGGATGTTTAGATTTTGATGATCAAGAACCTCTCAGCACGGTTTCTAGTGCCTTCGTAGAGAACAGTGACTTAGATCCATAGAGTTACATCCCTCTTCATACACAGGACAGACCTGGGATCTACCACCCCATATTACTCAATAGACAACTTGGAAAAATAAGCTCTGTTTCAGTATGT encodes:
- the nrcama gene encoding neuronal cell adhesion molecule a isoform X2 — protein: MDRNRKWVPGFGAVLLILLSHTTSALEVPLDLPQPPTITLQSPKDYIFDPRENIVIHCEAKGKPHPSFSWTRNGTHFDVEKDSKVLMKPGSGTLVIDISGEKAEAYEGTYQCTAHNEHGTAVSNSIFIRQSRSPLWSKERNEAIVVQMGVSLVLQCRPPAGLPPPVIFWMDNNFQRLPLDKRVSQALNGDLYFSNVLPEDTRNDYICYARFPHTQTIQQKQPISVTVLDNSPDGERRPGFMTPLGITSTKMVLRGETLELECIADGLPTPEISWQKDGGELPSSRMSFYNFKKTLKVSDVNEADAGDYRCTATNKLGTAQHIIKVSVKAAPFWVSAPRNLILAPNETGILTCRVNGEPKPKISWFVNGVPIENAPEDHSRKVDGDTVILSYVQTGSSAVYQCNASNEFGYLLANAFVNVLAEAPRVLTPPNRVYQVIANNPALLHCASFGSPIPTITWFKDSQTSVKNDDPYVIHENGTLEIHVAQPLHSGKYTCIASNNLGIKENHVYLEVKEPTRILKQPEYKDVHRGMSAVFECKVKHDPSLIPTVIWLKDNGELPDDERFDVDMDSLTIRDVTDEDEGTYTCIQNTTLDQDSASAMLTVVGNPDPPTDLELTDQTERSVQLTWTPGDEHNSPTQKFLIQYEDLLHQPGVWVNLTDAPGTSTTVQLNLSPYVYYSFRVLALNGVGYSQPSQPSSQYRTNPSAPDENPSDVQGVGTKPGNLVISWTPLTGFLANGPGLEYKVQWRQKDVDEDWSSETVANVSQFVVSGTPTYVPYEIKVQALNDYGSGPEPEVVIGYSGEDLPLSAPDSVQVMVHNSTLAEVHWEPVSFQSVRGKLQGYKVYFRRIRGLHETEEDTEQQEQVLTFSGNRSEGRLPGLQPYSLYNLTIRVLNIKGEGPPSPSKKFETPEGVPGPPSFLNVVNPGLDSLTLEWGPPMNNNGRLTGYTLKYQPVNNTNELGPVKVINFLANETTITLGNLNSSMLYKFYMSAKTIKGSGPIITEEAFTAMDTMPPVGPAFGKVNTSTLEDGAVISWDYFGHHKNVYVEYVVENSKEDWKRELVNGSHWHMIKGLKPGTSYKVRVVARDPADPTVHSTDEVLVAVPAVPSRQVDIATQGWFIGLMCAIALLILVLLIVCFIKRNKGGKYPVKEKEDAHQDPEIQPMKEDDGTFGEYSDTEDHKPLKGSRTPSNGTVRRDESDDSLVDYGEGGDGQFNEDGSFIGQYSGKKEKDTHEGNESSEAPSPVNAMNSFV